TTAAAAAATTCCACCGCATCATTGGGATGTTGAAGATAGAGAATAAGCTGTTGATCGGTGGGTTCAACCCCTAGATGTTCGGCCAGAGCATACCGCTCATGGGCAAGATCTATGTTTTCAATGTCTTCCACACCGCCCTCTTCCTCAAGGACTTTTTTCCAATCGTCCCCCAGTACTTTTTCGTAAATCCACTCCTCCGGCTGGTAAAAGGGAAACGGGCCATATTTCCCGAGAAGCAGGTTGCGGAGGTCTCCTGACGGGTTGCCGTAGCGCTCCCCGCCAAGCACATTGGAAACTGCCGTCGTCCAGAGAATCTGTGATCCCGGTGTTACTGACCAGTAGTTGCCCAGCTCTTTCTGCACCCTGGGCAGCTCCTTATGGAGGATGTCCGGCATCTTGTCGAGAAAACCGCCTTTTGACGCCTGCTCCAGGCTCGATCCCATGGCACCGCCCGGCAGTTTATGAATCTGGACCGTGGGCTGAAACCCCTTGATCTGAGACTCGAACTGCTCATAATACTGACGCTGATCACGAATAACTTCCGATGTTTCAATCACCGCTTCCTCGTCAAGCCCGATGGGCACATGACCGAATTCGTTCAGGGCCTGAACCACACTGAGGATTGGCGGAGGACCGTAGTAACCGGTAAAGGCGAAATCGGCCGCATCAATAATGGTTGCACCGTTTTTCACTGCCTCAGTGATCCTGCCCACGTCGTTACCATCAGTGTTGTGCCCATGATAATGAATTGGAATGTCAGGATATTTCTGTTTGAGCGCATCCACCAGCCGTCCGATCCTCGTGGGAGTGCCGAGACCGCCATGATTTTTTATACAGAGGACGATGTCTTCCCCCGTCACATCAATTATTTCTCCCGCCTTGCCCACATAAAACTCATCGGTATGCTCCGGCCCCGTGGAAAAGCAAATACACGGTTCATTCAACTTGCCCGCCTTGCCCACCTCCTCGAACACGGCTATCATATTCGGCACATGATTCATAAAGTCAAAAGTTCGCCACACATCCACATATTTGGCAAATTCTTTTACCGTAAAACGGATCACGTTCTGTGGATAGGGTCGATAACCAAAGAGATTCACGCCCCTGCAAAGGGTCTGAAACATGGTATTCGGCATTGCCGCCCGGAGTTTTTTCAGTTTCAGAAAAGGGTCCACCTGTTTTCGCAGAATATCAACATGAATTGATGCCCCCCGGTGATCTCCAGTGAAAAATAGCCAGCCCGCTCTCTGGCTGGAGCTGCAAGCAGGTCCGTATGCAGCAGGATCCTGTTCTTGAAATCGGACTGGGACAGATCCCTTGCCGTATTTGTTATATAGTAGCCTTCAGCGTCTCTCAGCGTTTTGACAATATCGCCCGCCGCAGTACCCTGGTTAATTCTTGTCATGTTTCTTTCCTGTATAAAAATAATCTTCAAACCGCATAGGGGTTTTCTTTATAATAGTGGATCTCTGAAATCAGCTTGGCTAATTTGGCCACTTCACTGGCATCATCCTCATACACAAACAGATGGGGATGGGTATCAAGATACGAAGTGTCAAAATTACCTGAGAGAAAATCCTTTTCCCTGGCAATATTTTCATAGAACGGAATTGTGGTTTTTGGCCCTCTGATGGCAAAATTCTGCAGACATCGTCTCAACCTGCCAACGGTCTCCTCCCAGGTGAAACCATGCACCGTCAGCTTGACCAGCAGGGAATCATACACCTCGGGAATAATATAGCCCTGGTAAACAAAACCATCGAGGCGCACACCGAAACCACCTGTTGAGCGATAGACTTCCACAACCTTTCCTCCCTCGGGGAGAAAATCGTTTTTCGGATCTTCGGCATTGATCCGCACTTCAATGGCGTGGCCTCTCGTTTTGACATCATCCTGAGTAAAAGAAAGTGGCTGTCCAAAGGCCAGATTGATCTGGTTGCGGACAATATCAATACCGGTAATCATCTCCGTCACCGTATGCTCAACCTGAACACGGGTGTTGATTTCCATGAAATAGTAGTTGTAATCACTGTCAATGAGAAATTCGACGGTTCCCGCATTAAAATAATTGGCTGCCTTTGCAGCCCTGACAGCGGTTTCACAGATCTCATCCAGCAGACCCTTGTTCTCGATCATGGACGGGGCTATTTCCACAAGTTTCTGATTCCTTCGTTGAATTGAGCAATCTCGGGTTCCCAGGTGCAGAGTCTTGCCAAAACTGTCTGCCAGAATCTGCACTTCCACATGTTTCGGATTAAGAACCACCTTTTCAAGGTAAACGGAATCGTCATTAAAAGCGGCCAGCGCTTCTGAGCGGGCAACAGGAATCTGTTCCACCATCTCCTCGCTGTTTTCAATACGTCGAATCCCGCGTCCGCCGCCACCCGAGGTGGCCTTCAGCATCACCGGGTAGCCGTATTTTTCACCAAATGTCAGCGCCTCGTCAATACCCTCCTGTCCCTGGGAAAGATTGGGTGTTCCCGGAACCATGGGAATGCCGGCATCGGCCATGATTTTCCTGGCGATAACCTTGTTTCCGAGATTGGTTATTATCTCGGAAGACGGGCCGATAAAGGTAATTCCCGCCTCCTCGCATCCCTTGGCAAAAAACGGATTCTCAGCCAGAAAACCGTACCCGGGGTGAATTGCACTGGCCCCGGATGCCTTTGCCGCCTGGATCACTTTAGCAATATTGAGATAGTCACAACGTGGTCCATCCCCCAGCAGAATTGCTTCATCCGCTATTCTGATATGTCGAGACATTTCATCGGGCGCCTCATAAACAGCCACGGCATCATGGCCCAGTTCCTGAATTGCCCGGATCAATCGGATCGCAATTTCCCCACGGTTTGCTACTAAAATTTTCTTTTTCAATGGAACTCCTTACATATAAAAAATAACAATAAATAAACATTCAACCGGAGACAGTTGCTCAGAACAGGCAACCTCTTTTACCAAGCCCATTCTAATCAGTTTCCCTGAACAAATCAATCAATCAAATTATACTTAGCTTGCATTTCTCATCAGTTCAGGCGGCGTCAGGTCCAAAGTTTTCGGAGTTTGCGCCTTCCACCACCATTTCCAGTTGACGATTTCTCCTCTTTCAGGTTATATATTGTGGTTTTGCCTGGATCATGAGGGCTAAAAAACCCTTCCACGCAGTCCGGAATCCGTCAAGATGGCGGGAAAAGACCTTCAAAACCTTTACTCTCTTCAGATAACTAGAGGAAAATGTTAATGAAAGCACTAATTGCCCTGGAAGACGGCACGATCTTTGAGGGTCGTTCTTTCACCGGCCACGGGGAAGCTGTGGGAGAAATTGTCTTCAACACCTCCCTCAGCGGTTACCAGGAAATCCTCACCGATCCCTCCTATACGGGACAGATCGTCACCATGACCTATCCGCTCATCGGCAATTATGGTATCAACCCGGAAGATATGGAATCCGCAGCAATCCACCCGATGGCCTTTCTCATTAAGGAATATAACGGATTTCCATCCAACTACCGGTCCACCATGTCTCTTGCAGACTTTCTCCAAGATTATAATACTCTCGGAGTAGAAGGTTTTGACACCCGCGCACTTGTACGCCATATCCGCTCAAAAGGGGCCATGAAAGGTATTGTTTCCACAAAAGACCTGGACCGGAACTCCCTCGTCGAGCGGGCCCGCTCCTGGACCGGGCTCGTTGGCCGGAATATGGTCAAACGGGTTACCTGCGATGAACCTTACGGCTGGGCATCCAACAGGCCGGTCCCGGGAACGGATTTTTCCACTGCCCGAACCAAAAACCCAAATCCCCTCAGAATAGTCGCTTTTGATTTCGGGATTAAATTCAATCAGCTCAGATTGCTGACAGAGAAAGGTTGTCAGGTACAGGTTGTCCCGGCCACCACCACGGCTGACACTGTTCTGGCCATGAACCCGGACGGTATTTTTCTGTCCAACGGTCCCGGTGACCCCGAAGGTGTGGAAGGGGTTGTGGAGACGATCCGTTCCCTGCTTGGCAAAAAACCGATCTTCGGTATCTGTCTCGGTCACCAGATTCTCGGCCTTGCCTATGGAGGGTCCACCTATAAACTGAAATTCGGTCACCGTGGCGGCAACCAGCCCGTCAAGGATCTGGAAACAGGTCATGTGGAGATCACTTCCCAGAACCACGGTTTCTGTGTTGATCCCGAGAGCCTGGACAGGGAGAAAGTTGAGGTGACCCATATCAACCTTAATGACAACAGTGTGGAAGGAATGCGCCACAGAAAATTTCCGGCCTTTTCCGTCCAGTATCATCCGGAACACGCTCCGGGCCCCCATGACGCCGTCTATCTTTTTGACCGCTTTATTGAAATGGTCAGAAAGAATATCTGAAACAGCAACCGGACCAGCTTCACTCCAACCCTGCATTTCATTCATTCTTACCAGCATAGGATCATGCCGAAACGAACAGACATAAAGAAAATTCTCATTATCGGCTCCGGACCGATCATTATCAGCCAGGCCTGTGAATTTGATTACTCCGGCGCCCAGGCGGTCAAGGCCCTGAAGGAAGAAGGGTTCGAAGTCATTCTGATTAACTCCAATCCGGCCACCATCATGACCGACCCGGAGCTGGCAGACGCCACTTATATCGAACCGATCACCCCCGAGTTCGTTGCCAGGGTCATCAGAAAAGAACGCCCTGACGCCCTGCTCCCCACCCTGGGGGGACAGACAGCTCTGAATACGGCAATCAAGGTCGCGGAGACAGGAGTGCTGGACGAGTACAATGTGGAACTGCTGGCCGCCAATATCGAAGTAATCAGAAAGGCGGAGGGCAGGGAAGAATTCAGGGACGCCATGAGAAAAATCAACCTGAAAGTTCCCGAATCCGCCATTGTCCAGACCATTGAAGATGCCATGGCAGCCGGAGATGAAATCGGTTTTCCGATTATCGTCCGTCCCAGCTTCACCCTTGGGGGAACAGGCGGCGGAGTCGCTTACAACCGTCAGGAATTGAGAGAACTCTGCACTTCCGGACTTGATCTTTCCATGACAACGGAGATCATGCTGGAAAGAAGCCTGCTCGGCTGGAAGGAGTATGAGCTTGAGGTCATGCGGGACAGAAACGACAATGTAGTCATCATCTGTTCCATTGAAAACGTTGACGCCATGGGAGTTCACACCGGTGACAGTATCACGGTTGCCCCGGCCCAGACCCTCAGCGACCGGGAATACCAGAACATGCGGGACGCTGCTATTGCCATTATCCGGGAAATCGGGGTAGAAACGGGCGGCTCAAACGTTCAGTTTGCCGTCAATCCCGACAATGGAGAACTGATGGTCATCGAGATGAATCCGCGAGTCTCCCGGAGTTCGGCTCTGGCCTCCAAAGCCACTGGCTTTCCCATTGCCAAAATCGCAGCCAAACTTGCTGTGGGTTATACCCTGGACGAACTGCGCAACGATATTACCAGGGTAACCTGCGCCGCTTTTGAACCGACAATTGATTACTGCGTAGTGAAAATTCCCCGCTGGACTTTCGAAAAATTTCCGGAAGCTGACGATATACTGACAACAGCCATGAAATCGGTGGGTGAAACCATGTCTATCGGCAGAACCTTCAAAGAGGCTTTCCAGAAGGCCATGCGTTCCCTCGAAACAGGGCGTTTCGGTTTTGGCGGTGACGGAAAGCAGGTCCTGACCGATCTTGAGCAGGAGGACCTGGAAAAGGGCCTCAGACAGCCAAGCTCCAAACGGATTGCTGAAATCTACGAAGCACTCAAACGCGGCATGGATATCAATGAACTGTACAACCATACAAAGATCGACCCCTGGTTTCTCCATAATTTCAAACAGATTGTGGAAACAGAAAAAGAAATCCTGGAAAAAGGCTTCCAGGGACTGGACAGGGATTTTCTCCGGTTCTGTAAGGAGCGCGGTTTTTCCGACCAGCAGCTGGCCTTTCTCACCGGCACCAGTGAAAATGATATCCGCGAGCTGCGAAAGAAACTGGAAATCACTCCCGTATATAAACTCGTGGACACATGCGGAGCGGAATTTGAATCTTACACCCCCTATTTTTATTCCACATACGAACAGGAAAACGAGGCCATGGCCACCAATGGGAAAAAAATCGTCATCCTGGGTGGCGGTCCCAACCGTATCGGCCAGGGCATCGAATTTGACTACTGTTGTGTTCACGCCTCTTTTGCCTTAAGAGAAATCGGAGTGGAATCCATTATGGTCAATTCCAACCCGGAAACCGTCTCCACTGACTATGATACTTCGGACAAACTCTATTTTGAGCCTCTTACCCGTGAGGATGTGCTGAATATTATAGAACAGGAAAAACCGGACGGGGTCATTGTTCAGTTCGGCGGGCAGACCCCCCTGAACCTGGCGGTACCCCTGGAGCAGGCCGGAGTAAAAGTGATCGGCACCCAGCCGGATGCCATAGACAGGGCGGAAGACAGGAAACGGTTCCAGCAGTTTCTGCAGAAACTTGGCCTGCGCCAGCCGGAAAATGATACCGTCTTCACCCTTGAAGAAGCCATCAGCGCCGCGAACAGTATCGGCTATCCCGTGGTTGTCCGCCCATCCTACGTCCTTGGCGGCCGTGACATGCGAATCGTCTACAACGACCCTGGTATTAAGGACTTTATGCAGGCCATGGGCGGTGAACGTCTTGAGCACCCTGTTCTCATAGATAAATTTCTCCAGGACGCCATCGAAGTGGATGTGGATGCCATCAGTGACGGCACAGACACCATTATCGGCGGTATCATGGAACATGTGGAAGAGGCCGGCATTCATTCCGGCGACTCTTCCTGTGTGCTTCCCCCCCATACCCTGTCCGCTCCTCTCGTAGAAGAAATCAAGCAGGCCAGCAGGGCCATGGCCGTGGAACTGGGTGTTATCGGTCTCATGAATGTACAGTTTGCCGTGAAAGACGAGCAGCTCTATGTCCTTGAGGTTAATCCCCGTGCCTCCCGTACTGTCCCCTTCGTCAGCAAGGCAACTGGTGTCCCCCTGGCCAAACTGGCAACCAAGGTTATGCTTGGTGCCACACTGAAGGAACTGGGAATAACAGAAGAGGTTGAAATCGACCACTGGGCCGTAAAGGAGGCCGTCTTCCCCTTCGACCGTTTTGAAAATGTCGACACCCTCCTGGGACCGGAGATGAAATCCACCGGTGAAGTCATGGGTATCGACGACAATCTCGGCCTGGCCATCGTCAAATCCCACCTGGCCGTTGGCGCCACTCTGCCAAAATCAGGCAACGTGTTTATCAGTGTACGAGACGGTGACAAGAACAATATCGTCTCGGTGGCAAAAACCCTGCTTGACCTGAATTTCACCATACTGGCCACCAGTGGTACCGCGGCGTTCCTGCGCGATAAGGGAATCAAATGTACCCATATCAACAAAATCTCCCAGGGCCGTCCCCATATTCTTGATAAAATCCGTGACAACGAAATTTCATGGATTGTCAATACATCCCTTGGAAAACGAACAACAGAGGATTCCTACACCATCAGGAGGGCAGCCCTCGACTTTCATATCCCCTACACCACAACGACAAGCGGCGCAAAAGCCCTGGTCAAGGGAATGGGAGAACTCGTTAAAAATGAGCTCGGTGTGCAGCCGGTCCAGTACTTTACATGAGCCGGCACTGTGTATAGAGTAAACTTGCCAATTGCAAAAAATTAAAAACAGAGGATATAATAGAGTTCGAGGTGTTTCACACGTGACAAAACAGTATTATGTTTTACCATAGTGTCGGAAGAGTGAAACATTTAACCTGTGGGTACCTTAAAAAAATCAATCATATTAGATTATAACAAGAAACTTATTTCCCGGAGCCATTGGAGGCCTCTTTGAATACTTTTTACAAAAACCTGAGCATGTGGCTGGTCATAGGTCTGACTATGATCCTTCTTTTCAACCTGTTTAACAAGCCACAGAGCAATACGCATGCACTCACTTACAGTGAGTTCATCACCAATGTAGACAATAAGTCCATAAACAGGGTAACCATCAGCGGAGACACGATAACAGGTTCACTCCAGGATGGAACCCCTTTTAAAACGGTATATCCCGTCAGCGACCGGGAACTCATCCCCATTCTCCGCCAGGCCGGAGTGGATATCACCGTGAAAGAGGTCCAGAAAGACTCTGTGTTTATGACCATTTTTGTCTCCTGGTTCCCCATGCTCCTGTTGATAGCCGTCTGGATTTTCTTCATGCGCCAGATGCAGGGGGGCGGAAAAGGCGGGGCCCTTTCCTTTGGCAAGAACCGGGCGAAGCTGACGGAACAGAGTGACAACAAGGTTACATTCGCTGATGTAGCCGGTATTGACGAAGCCAAAGAAGAACTTGAAGAAATCATTGATTTCCTTAAAGATCCCGGCAAATTCACTGCCCTTGGCGGTCGAATTCCAACTGGTGTCCTGCTTGCCGGATCACCTGGAACAGGAAAAACCCTTCTTGCCAAGGCCATTGCCGGGGAAGCTGATGTACCCTTTTTCAGTATCTCCGGTTCAGATTTTGTGGAAATGTTTGTCGGTGTGGGTGCATCCCGGGTCCGGGATATGTTTGCCCAGGGTAAGAAAAATGCCCCCTGCATTATCTTTATTGATGAAATTGATGCGGTCGGTCGCCATCGGGGGGCAGGACTTGGTGGTGGTCATGATGAACGTGAACAGACTCTTAATCAATTGCTGGTTGAAATGGACGGTTTTGAAACCAATGACGGTGTGATCATTGTTGCCGCAACCAACCGTCCTGATGTTCTGGATCCTGCCCTGCTGCGTCCCGGCCGATTTGACCGCCAGGTTGTCGTACCTGTACCGGACGTGAGAGGTCGAAAAAAGATCCTGGAGATATACGCCAGAAAAACGAAGATGTCGGCGGAGGTGGACCTGGATGTTCTTGCCCGGGGTACCCCCGGTTTTTCCGGGGCTGACCTGGAAAACCTTGTTAACGAGGCGGCACTCATGGCCGCTCGCACCGGGGCAAAGGAAATTGATCTCGAATTGCTGGAAAAGGCAAAAGACAAGATCATGATGGGCGCGGAACGCCGTTCCATGATCATCAATGATAAGGAAAAGAAGGTTACCGCCTACCACGAGGCAGGCCATGCCCTTATTGCCTGGCTCCTTGAGGATACCGATCCCCTGCATAAAGTCACTATTATTCCCCGTGGTCGTGCCCTCGGTCTTACCATGCAGCTGCCGACGGATGATAAATACACCCATTCGAAGACCTTTCTGCACAATACCATCTGCATTCTTTATGGTGGCCGCATTGCAGAGCAGATCATCTTTAATGAAATCACAACCGGTGCCGGTAACGATATTGAGCGGGCCTCAGGTATGGCACGCAAGATGGTCTGCGAGTGGGGAATGAGCGATGACCTCGGCCCGCTGACCTACGGTAAAAAGGAAGAACAGATCTTCCTCGGAAAGGAAATCGGTCAGACCAGGGACTTCAGTGAGGAGACGGCGCGAAAGATTGATCAGGCGGTACGGAAAATAATTGACAACGCCGTTGAAACCGTGACCAGACTGCTCGAGGAAAACAGGGATATTCTGACCCGCATGGCTGAAGAGCTGCTGGAAAAAGAGACCATTGTGCTTGAAGATATCGAGGCCCTGATTGAAGAGTTGCGTCCGGGAAAATACACATTTAAAAAGAAAAAACCTCCCGTAACTGAAGAGAA
The DNA window shown above is from Desulfomarina profundi and carries:
- a CDS encoding biotin/lipoyl-containing protein; its protein translation is MFQTLCRGVNLFGYRPYPQNVIRFTVKEFAKYVDVWRTFDFMNHVPNMIAVFEEVGKAGKLNEPCICFSTGPEHTDEFYVGKAGEIIDVTGEDIVLCIKNHGGLGTPTRIGRLVDALKQKYPDIPIHYHGHNTDGNDVGRITEAVKNGATIIDAADFAFTGYYGPPPILSVVQALNEFGHVPIGLDEEAVIETSEVIRDQRQYYEQFESQIKGFQPTVQIHKLPGGAMGSSLEQASKGGFLDKMPDILHKELPRVQKELGNYWSVTPGSQILWTTAVSNVLGGERYGNPSGDLRNLLLGKYGPFPFYQPEEWIYEKVLGDDWKKVLEEEGGVEDIENIDLAHERYALAEHLGVEPTDQQLILYLQHPNDAVEFFKFEEKYGRVYVLPPAIFFHRGGFDVGDKLAFRDHQGKEHMIEVGPSPVTDTGETTVYLAVDHHQHIFEFKPDVATSEKGEPVLTKEEILDLAKLGDMRSPFAGNIVEISVDEGQEVLMGDRIAIMEAMKMQTPILCEMSGIVTSIFARKGDALKPGDRIIKIDQDE
- a CDS encoding acetyl-CoA carboxylase biotin carboxylase subunit, yielding MKKKILVANRGEIAIRLIRAIQELGHDAVAVYEAPDEMSRHIRIADEAILLGDGPRCDYLNIAKVIQAAKASGASAIHPGYGFLAENPFFAKGCEEAGITFIGPSSEIITNLGNKVIARKIMADAGIPMVPGTPNLSQGQEGIDEALTFGEKYGYPVMLKATSGGGGRGIRRIENSEEMVEQIPVARSEALAAFNDDSVYLEKVVLNPKHVEVQILADSFGKTLHLGTRDCSIQRRNQKLVEIAPSMIENKGLLDEICETAVRAAKAANYFNAGTVEFLIDSDYNYYFMEINTRVQVEHTVTEMITGIDIVRNQINLAFGQPLSFTQDDVKTRGHAIEVRINAEDPKNDFLPEGGKVVEVYRSTGGFGVRLDGFVYQGYIIPEVYDSLLVKLTVHGFTWEETVGRLRRCLQNFAIRGPKTTIPFYENIAREKDFLSGNFDTSYLDTHPHLFVYEDDASEVAKLAKLISEIHYYKENPYAV
- the ftsH gene encoding ATP-dependent zinc metalloprotease FtsH, which codes for MNTFYKNLSMWLVIGLTMILLFNLFNKPQSNTHALTYSEFITNVDNKSINRVTISGDTITGSLQDGTPFKTVYPVSDRELIPILRQAGVDITVKEVQKDSVFMTIFVSWFPMLLLIAVWIFFMRQMQGGGKGGALSFGKNRAKLTEQSDNKVTFADVAGIDEAKEELEEIIDFLKDPGKFTALGGRIPTGVLLAGSPGTGKTLLAKAIAGEADVPFFSISGSDFVEMFVGVGASRVRDMFAQGKKNAPCIIFIDEIDAVGRHRGAGLGGGHDEREQTLNQLLVEMDGFETNDGVIIVAATNRPDVLDPALLRPGRFDRQVVVPVPDVRGRKKILEIYARKTKMSAEVDLDVLARGTPGFSGADLENLVNEAALMAARTGAKEIDLELLEKAKDKIMMGAERRSMIINDKEKKVTAYHEAGHALIAWLLEDTDPLHKVTIIPRGRALGLTMQLPTDDKYTHSKTFLHNTICILYGGRIAEQIIFNEITTGAGNDIERASGMARKMVCEWGMSDDLGPLTYGKKEEQIFLGKEIGQTRDFSEETARKIDQAVRKIIDNAVETVTRLLEENRDILTRMAEELLEKETIVLEDIEALIEELRPGKYTFKKKKPPVTEEKKEPATEPESSQEDRSAHSEPEEEETGPEQEFMQTPDRENETPDEKQDPDERQ
- the carB gene encoding carbamoyl-phosphate synthase large subunit is translated as MPKRTDIKKILIIGSGPIIISQACEFDYSGAQAVKALKEEGFEVILINSNPATIMTDPELADATYIEPITPEFVARVIRKERPDALLPTLGGQTALNTAIKVAETGVLDEYNVELLAANIEVIRKAEGREEFRDAMRKINLKVPESAIVQTIEDAMAAGDEIGFPIIVRPSFTLGGTGGGVAYNRQELRELCTSGLDLSMTTEIMLERSLLGWKEYELEVMRDRNDNVVIICSIENVDAMGVHTGDSITVAPAQTLSDREYQNMRDAAIAIIREIGVETGGSNVQFAVNPDNGELMVIEMNPRVSRSSALASKATGFPIAKIAAKLAVGYTLDELRNDITRVTCAAFEPTIDYCVVKIPRWTFEKFPEADDILTTAMKSVGETMSIGRTFKEAFQKAMRSLETGRFGFGGDGKQVLTDLEQEDLEKGLRQPSSKRIAEIYEALKRGMDINELYNHTKIDPWFLHNFKQIVETEKEILEKGFQGLDRDFLRFCKERGFSDQQLAFLTGTSENDIRELRKKLEITPVYKLVDTCGAEFESYTPYFYSTYEQENEAMATNGKKIVILGGGPNRIGQGIEFDYCCVHASFALREIGVESIMVNSNPETVSTDYDTSDKLYFEPLTREDVLNIIEQEKPDGVIVQFGGQTPLNLAVPLEQAGVKVIGTQPDAIDRAEDRKRFQQFLQKLGLRQPENDTVFTLEEAISAANSIGYPVVVRPSYVLGGRDMRIVYNDPGIKDFMQAMGGERLEHPVLIDKFLQDAIEVDVDAISDGTDTIIGGIMEHVEEAGIHSGDSSCVLPPHTLSAPLVEEIKQASRAMAVELGVIGLMNVQFAVKDEQLYVLEVNPRASRTVPFVSKATGVPLAKLATKVMLGATLKELGITEEVEIDHWAVKEAVFPFDRFENVDTLLGPEMKSTGEVMGIDDNLGLAIVKSHLAVGATLPKSGNVFISVRDGDKNNIVSVAKTLLDLNFTILATSGTAAFLRDKGIKCTHINKISQGRPHILDKIRDNEISWIVNTSLGKRTTEDSYTIRRAALDFHIPYTTTTSGAKALVKGMGELVKNELGVQPVQYFT
- the carA gene encoding glutamine-hydrolyzing carbamoyl-phosphate synthase small subunit; translated protein: MKALIALEDGTIFEGRSFTGHGEAVGEIVFNTSLSGYQEILTDPSYTGQIVTMTYPLIGNYGINPEDMESAAIHPMAFLIKEYNGFPSNYRSTMSLADFLQDYNTLGVEGFDTRALVRHIRSKGAMKGIVSTKDLDRNSLVERARSWTGLVGRNMVKRVTCDEPYGWASNRPVPGTDFSTARTKNPNPLRIVAFDFGIKFNQLRLLTEKGCQVQVVPATTTADTVLAMNPDGIFLSNGPGDPEGVEGVVETIRSLLGKKPIFGICLGHQILGLAYGGSTYKLKFGHRGGNQPVKDLETGHVEITSQNHGFCVDPESLDREKVEVTHINLNDNSVEGMRHRKFPAFSVQYHPEHAPGPHDAVYLFDRFIEMVRKNI